The Perca fluviatilis chromosome 24, GENO_Pfluv_1.0, whole genome shotgun sequence genome has a window encoding:
- the LOC120554132 gene encoding ribose-phosphate pyrophosphokinase 2, with product MPNIVLFSGSSHHDLSQKVADRLGLELGKVITKKFSNQETCVEIGESVRGEDVYIVQSGCGEINDNLMELLIMINACKIASSSRVTAVIPCFPYARQDKKDKSRAPISAKLVANMLSVAGADHIITMDLHASQIQGFFDIAVDNLYAEPAVLQWIRENIPEWKNCIIVSPDAGGAKRVTSIADRLNVDFALIHKERKKANEVDRMVLVGDVKDRVAIMVDDMADTCGTICHAADKLIDAGAVKVYAILTHGIFSGPAISRINSAPFEAVVVTNTIPQEEKMKACPKIQVIDISMILAEAIRRTHNGESVSYLFSHVPL from the exons ATGCCTAACATCGTGCTTTTTAGCGGGAGCTCCCACCACGACCTGTCCCAGAAAGTGGCTGATCGACTGGGACTAGAGCTGGGGAAAGTCATAACGAAAAAATTCAGCAATCAGGAGACATG CGTGGAGATCGGGGAAAGCGTGCGCGGCGAGGACGTGTACATCGTGCAGAGCGGCTGCGGCGAAATCAACGACAACCTGATGGAGCTGCTCATCATGATTAACGCCTGCAAGATTGCCTCCTCGTCCCGTGTGACCGCAGTCATCCCCTGCTTCCCCTACGCCCGGCAGGACAAAAAGGACaag AGCCGAGCACCCATATCAGCCAAGCTGGTGGCGAACATGTTGTCCGTGGCCGGCGCCGACCACATCATCACGATGGACCTCCACGCCTCACAGATCCAG GGCTTTTTTGACATCGCCGTGGACAACCTTTACGCAGAGCCCGCTGTCCTGCAGTGGATCAGAGAAAATATTCCAGAGTGGAAAAACTGTATCATCGTGTCCCCAGATGCCGGCGGAGCGAAGCG CGTGACGTCCATCGCGGACCGTCTGAACGTGGACTTCGCGCTCATCCACAAAGAGCGGAAGAAGGCCAACGAAGTGGACCGCATGGTGCTGGTGGGCGACGTCAAGGACCGCGTGGCCATCATGGTGGACGACATGGCCGACACCTGTGGCACCATCTGCCACGCCGCCGACAA GCTGATTGATGCGGGCGCAGTAAAGGTTTACGCCATCCTCACACACGGCATCTTCTCGGGCCCCGCCATCTCTCGCATTAACAGCGCCCCGTTCGAGGCCGTAGTGGTGACCAACACCATCCCACAGGAAGAGAAGATGAAGGCGTGCCCCAAAATACAG GTCATCGACATCTCCATGATCCTGGCGGAGGCGATCAGGAGAACCCACAACGGCGAGTCAGTGTCCTACCTCTTCAGCCACGTACCCTTGTAA